The Streptomyces sp. NBC_00569 genomic sequence CACGCCGTCGAGCTGCACGACCTCGCGGGCCGCCAGGTCGACCCGGGAGTTGAGCTCCGGGTAGCGGGCCAGGGCGGCGGTGCAGATGCGGGCGAGCAGGGCGAGTACGGAGATCTTCTCCCCGCCGGCCGCGTTCATGGCCACGCGCGCGTGCATGAACTCCGTGGCGTCGGCGTCCACCCAGCAGGTCGCGTCGGGGATCTCGCGGCGGCTGCGGCTGAGCTTGTCGGCTACGGCGCCTCGTATGCCGCGCAGGGGGACACGGATGCCGTCCGCGCTCGTGTCCGACGAGGCCGGAGCCTGGGCGGGGGCCTGGGTCGGGGCCGCGGCCGGGGTCACGGCTTCCGCTTCGGTCACGTGGGCCCGTACCTGCACCGTCTCCCGCATGGCGCTCTCGACGTCGGCCCGCAGGATGAGGCCGTCGGGCCCGGACCCGGGCAACTCGCGCAGGTCGAGGCCGTGTTCACGGGCGAGCTTGCGCACGAGGGGGGAGATGACCGGCACGGGTCCGCTCCGCGGTGTCGCGTCCGGAGCCGGTGCGGGGGAGGCGGCAGGGGCAGTCCGCGTGGGCGCCGCGGGGACGTCGTCCTGCCGGCGGACCCGGCGCCGACGCGCCGGCGCGGCCGTGGTGCCGTATCCCACCAGGACGTTCCCGGATCCCTCGTCGTCGCCCTCCCCC encodes the following:
- a CDS encoding dihydrolipoamide acetyltransferase family protein; amino-acid sequence: MAQVLEFKLPDLGEGLTEASIVTWLVQVGDVVAVDQPVVEVETAKAMVEVPCPYGGVVTARFGEEGSELPVGSPLLTVAVGTAAEGEGDDEGSGNVLVGYGTTAAPARRRRVRRQDDVPAAPTRTAPAASPAPAPDATPRSGPVPVISPLVRKLAREHGLDLRELPGSGPDGLILRADVESAMRETVQVRAHVTEAEAVTPAAAPTQAPAQAPASSDTSADGIRVPLRGIRGAVADKLSRSRREIPDATCWVDADATEFMHARVAMNAAGGEKISVLALLARICTAALARYPELNSRVDLAAREVVQLDGVHLGFAAQTERGLVVPVVKDAHVRDAESLSAEFARLTEAARAGRLTPGELTGGTFTLNNYGVFGVDGSTPIINHPEAAMLGVGRIIPKPWVHQGELAVRQVVQLSLTFDHRVCDGGTAGGFLRYVADCVEQPAVLLRTL